In the Clostridium beijerinckii genome, one interval contains:
- a CDS encoding metal ABC transporter solute-binding protein, Zn/Mn family: MKKKIISGALAVLVSFMLIGCGANANTGIQNKTEDKLKIAVSIYPLKEFAEKIAGDKADVICLVPDNMEPHDYEPKTKDFQELTKSNAFIYNGLGMEEWVGQVNEAIKNTNVIVVDSSTGIETRQEGDAVDPHAWLSLKNAEIQSSNIKDTLVKLDEKNKDYYEENYNKFKEELESLYSEYKPKFDTLSKKNFITGHAAFGYLCRDFGLTQKSVENLFAEGEPTPKQLKDLVSFCKDNNIKTVFSESLASPKVSETLAKEVQADVVPILTLESKEDDKNYIEAMRYNLDEIYKCLSKE; the protein is encoded by the coding sequence ATGAAGAAGAAAATAATTTCGGGAGCGTTAGCGGTATTAGTAAGTTTTATGCTAATCGGATGTGGAGCTAATGCAAATACTGGAATACAAAACAAAACTGAAGATAAATTAAAAATTGCAGTTTCAATATATCCATTAAAAGAATTCGCAGAGAAGATAGCTGGTGATAAAGCCGATGTTATATGTCTAGTTCCTGATAATATGGAGCCACATGATTATGAGCCTAAAACCAAAGATTTTCAGGAATTAACAAAGAGTAATGCGTTTATTTATAATGGCTTAGGCATGGAAGAATGGGTAGGTCAAGTAAATGAAGCTATTAAGAATACTAATGTAATTGTTGTAGATTCAAGTACTGGTATAGAAACCAGGCAAGAGGGGGATGCGGTTGATCCACATGCTTGGCTAAGTTTAAAAAATGCTGAAATCCAATCAAGTAATATAAAAGATACACTAGTAAAGTTAGATGAGAAAAATAAGGATTATTATGAAGAAAACTACAATAAGTTTAAAGAGGAATTAGAGAGTTTATATAGTGAATATAAACCCAAATTTGATACATTAAGTAAGAAAAATTTCATAACAGGTCACGCTGCATTTGGATATTTATGCAGAGACTTCGGATTGACTCAAAAATCAGTAGAAAATTTATTTGCAGAGGGTGAGCCAACTCCTAAGCAATTAAAAGACTTAGTAAGTTTTTGTAAAGATAATAATATAAAGACTGTTTTTTCAGAGTCGTTAGCGAGCCCTAAAGTTTCGGAAACTTTAGCAAAAGAAGTTCAAGCTGATGTAGTTCCAATACTTACATTAGAATCAAAAGAAGATGACAAAAATTATATAGAAGCTATGAGATACAATTTGGATGAGATATACAAGTGCTTATCTAAAGAATAG
- a CDS encoding MutS family DNA mismatch repair protein, with translation MSLAEEFYKENIQRCLRQTKDLNYKVKIIGWSRLFVVILGVLTDYILYSQNKLNLILISTIFFIGIFIVLIFYHNNIIQYREKINTIMKINEKGIKRLSGDFTSFEDSGSEYLDYKHPFVDDLDVFGNNSIFQYINDTVTKGGREELVKLLKNEGNLNKLDIAERQEAVKELSSKAVWRQNLVLEGSLKKSKDIDLDNLINWSEGTESSSPLRIVIACTFILVTIFSIYLAIVKVIPQSFLLLNLMVNFIVVKVLSKSMGTEIKLFESIKNSIYGYSKILFLIEEENFDSQYLKNLQGKLKSDKLSCKEEMKAFSDILDWIGNSSYNAYYLLFNILLFSDVFLLRSLEKWREKNGNKLKGWLEVMHKIDALVSVCNLPFENENWTYPVILDKNEITAVNIGHPLLGEKAVENTFSMTGNQKVSLITGSNMSGKSTFLRTLGTNLVLSYIGAPVHADKFSCGIMKIYTCMRTKDNLEENISSFYAEILRIKILIEACKRGESVFFLLDEIFKGTNSRDRHTGASVLIKQLIKYGGVGLVSTHDFELCDLENESEEIINYNFREFYENNKIKFDYILREGRSTTQNAIHLMKLAGIEV, from the coding sequence ATGAGTTTAGCAGAAGAATTTTATAAAGAGAACATACAACGATGTTTAAGACAAACAAAAGACCTGAACTATAAGGTGAAAATTATTGGATGGAGCAGGTTGTTTGTAGTGATTTTAGGGGTATTAACTGATTATATATTATATAGTCAGAATAAATTAAATCTAATATTGATCTCAACTATATTTTTTATTGGTATATTTATTGTTTTGATATTTTATCACAATAATATAATTCAATACAGAGAAAAGATAAATACGATAATGAAAATTAATGAGAAGGGAATAAAAAGATTAAGTGGTGATTTTACGAGTTTCGAGGATTCTGGTTCAGAGTATTTGGACTATAAGCATCCATTTGTAGATGATTTGGACGTATTTGGCAATAACTCGATTTTTCAATATATTAATGATACAGTAACTAAAGGAGGAAGAGAAGAACTAGTAAAATTATTAAAAAATGAAGGGAATTTGAATAAGCTTGATATTGCTGAAAGACAAGAAGCTGTAAAGGAATTGAGTAGTAAAGCTGTCTGGAGGCAAAATTTAGTTCTTGAGGGCAGTTTGAAAAAATCAAAAGATATAGACTTAGATAACTTAATTAATTGGAGTGAAGGGACAGAATCATCAAGTCCGCTGAGAATTGTTATCGCATGTACTTTTATTTTAGTAACAATTTTCTCGATATATTTAGCAATAGTAAAGGTAATACCACAATCATTTCTACTTTTAAATCTTATGGTGAACTTTATCGTTGTTAAAGTGTTATCTAAAAGCATGGGTACAGAGATTAAATTATTTGAATCCATAAAAAATAGCATATATGGGTATAGTAAAATTTTATTTCTAATAGAAGAAGAAAATTTTGATTCACAATATTTAAAGAATTTACAAGGAAAGTTGAAAAGTGATAAATTAAGTTGTAAGGAAGAGATGAAAGCTTTTTCTGATATCTTGGATTGGATAGGAAATAGTTCATATAATGCATATTATCTGTTATTTAATATACTATTATTTTCTGATGTATTTCTATTAAGAAGTTTAGAAAAATGGAGAGAAAAGAATGGGAATAAACTTAAAGGCTGGTTAGAAGTAATGCATAAAATAGATGCATTAGTTAGTGTATGTAATTTGCCATTTGAAAATGAAAATTGGACGTATCCTGTTATTTTAGATAAAAATGAAATAACTGCAGTGAATATAGGTCATCCTTTATTAGGAGAAAAAGCAGTTGAAAATACATTTTCGATGACGGGTAATCAAAAGGTTTCTTTAATCACGGGTTCCAATATGTCTGGGAAAAGTACATTTTTAAGAACACTTGGTACTAATCTGGTTTTAAGTTACATCGGAGCACCAGTGCATGCGGATAAATTTTCTTGTGGAATTATGAAGATATACACTTGCATGAGAACAAAAGATAATTTAGAAGAGAATATTTCATCATTTTATGCAGAAATTTTAAGAATAAAAATATTAATAGAGGCGTGCAAAAGAGGAGAAAGTGTATTTTTTCTACTAGACGAAATATTTAAGGGAACTAATTCAAGAGATAGGCATACTGGTGCATCTGTATTGATTAAACAATTAATTAAATACGGAGGGGTTGGGCTTGTTTCTACTCATGACTTTGAATTATGTGATTTAGAAAATGAAAGTGAAGAGATAATAAATTATAATTTTAGAGAATTTTATGAAAATAATAAAATCAAATTTGACTATATTCTTAGAGAAGGAAGAAGTACAACACAAAATGCAATTCATTTAATGAAGCTTGCGGGGATAGAAGTATAA